A genome region from Carya illinoinensis cultivar Pawnee chromosome 2, C.illinoinensisPawnee_v1, whole genome shotgun sequence includes the following:
- the LOC122301618 gene encoding uncharacterized protein LOC122301618 — protein MDFFDYDNHLAEKESCQTYPSNQEASVMFRIAKLFRYVELFLALVFVSWSFLRVPLAVRISGEYFWKLLSFVASPLFVFMLCNVIIVILITKSGRFPGHEQPGDKADTELYEKFIKNSDDSTKPESETDPPVHAPEVIEYQDKQIICEVNRTARADDSQKYSDKGTDLMHPKACQRTQSEKLEGEGSEKYAGKLRRTETEKCLKAANSEENRPENPCPEDEMSNEDFQRTIEAFIAKQRKFRRQESLPIVVHNQIGVPVGN, from the coding sequence atGGATTTCTTCGATTATGACAACCACTTGGCCGAAAAAGAATCCTGTCAAACTTACCCCTCCAATCAAGAAGCTAGCGTCATGTTTCGCATCGCTAAGCTCTTCCGCTACGTGGAGCTTTTTCTGGCTCTGGTTTTCGTCTCGTGGAGCTTCCTTCGGGTCCCTCTCGCCGTCAGAATTTCCGGTGAGTACTTCTGGAAGCTCTTGAGCTTCGTCGCCAGCCCTCTCTTCGTTTTCATGCTATGCAATGTCATCATCGTCATTCTTATCACCAAGTCCGGCCGGTTCCCCGGCCATGAACAGCCCGGCGACAAAGCAGATACCGAACTCTATGAAAAATTCATCAAAAACAGCGATGACTCCACGAAGCCGGAGTCCGAAACCGATCCCCCGGTTCACGCGCCGGAGGTAATCGAGTACCAGGACAAGCAGATTATCTGTGAGGTGAACAGAACTGCTCGTGCAGATGACTCTCAAAAGTACTCTGACAAGGGCACGGATCTAATGCACCCGAAAGCGTGCCAGAGGACTCAGTCGGAGAAGCTCGAGGGAGAGGGTTCGGAGAAGTATGCAGGAAAGCTCCGGCGAACGGAGACGGAGAAGTGCCTGAAAGCTGCGAACTCCGAAGAGAATAGGCCAGAGAATCCATGCCCGGAGGATGAGATGAGCAACGAGGACTTCCAGCGCACCATAGAGGCCTTCATTGCTAAACAGCGGAAGTTCCGTCGCCAAGAGTCACTTCCCATCGTTGTTCACAACCAGATCGGCGTCCCCGTAGGCAATTAG
- the LOC122297413 gene encoding probable methyltransferase TCM_000336, with amino-acid sequence MDPEKVFHMTGGVGVTSYARNSSLQKKASDMVRHITTDTIQELFIKTTPKSIGVADLGCSSGPNTLTIIKDIVEAVEGSSHKILHPPPEFRVYLNDLPTNDFNSIFKALPEFYRELRQEKRGGSCIPSIFIGGYAGSFYGRLFPNNCLHFVYSSYSLHWLSRVPPGLYDEKGGSINKGHVYISESSPPQVSQAYYKQFQEDFTLFLRSRSEELIVGGRMVLIFLGRRGPDHVDRGNCFFWELLSQSFAELIAKGEVEEEKLDSYDVHFYAPSKNEIEDEVRKEGSFGLDRLEMFQIEGNEDQKDHDDDHGKIISYGAKVGRTVRAIQESMICHHFGEGILDHLFEHYGRLVDEEMGIEKIEPITFVIVLRKL; translated from the exons ATGGATCCAGAGAAAGTGTTCCACATGACTGGAGGGGTTGGTGTCACCAGCTATGCCAGAAATTCCTCACTTCAG AAGAAGGCCTCTGATATGGTGAGACACATCACGACAGATACTATCCAAGAACTTTTCATCAAAACAACTCCAAAGAGCATAGGAGTAGCTGATTTGGGTTGCTCTTCTGGACCCAATACCTTAACCATCATTAAAGATATTGTCGAAGCTGTTGAAGGAAGTAGccataaaatattgcatccACCACCAGAATTTCGTGTCTACCTTAATGATCTTCCAACAAATGACTTCAACTCAATCTTCAAAGCCTTGCCAGAATTCTACAGGGAGCTTAGACAAGAAAAAAGAGGTGGATCATGTATTCCCTCTATTTTCATTGGAGGCTATGCTGGCTCCTTTTATGGAAGACTTTTCCCCAACAATTGCTTGCACTTTGTCTATTCATCCTACAGTTTGCACTGGCTCTCCAGG GTTCCTCCGGGTCTTTACGATGAGAAGGGTGGGTCAATAAACAAAGGCCACGTTTACATTTCTGAATCCAGCCCTCCACAGGTTTCTCAAGCATACTACAAGCAATTCCAGGAGGACTTCACGTTGTTTCTCCGGTCACGGTCCGAGGAACTCATTGTTGGAGGAAGAATGGTGCTAATCTTCCTTGGAAGGAGAGGTCCAGATCATGTTGATAGAGGCAACTGTTTCTTCTGGGAACTGCTCTCACAGTCCTTTGCCGAATTGATCGCTAAG GGGGAAGTTGAGGAAGAGAAGCTCGACTCTTACGATGTGCATTTCTATGCACCATCgaagaatgaaatagaagatGAAGTGAGAAAGGAAGGTTCTTTTGGGTTGGACCGTCTGGAGATGTTTCAAATAGAGGGCAATGAAGATCAAAAGgatcatgatgatgatcatggtAAGATCATCAGCTATGGAGCAAAAGTTGGAAGGACAGTGAGGGCAATCCAAGAATCCATGATTTGCCACCATTTTGGAGAGGGGATTTTAGACCATTTGTTTGAGCACTATGGAAGATTGGTGGATGAAGAAATGGGTATAGAAAAAATTGAGCCCATCACCTTTGTTATTGTTctaagaaagttataa
- the LOC122297422 gene encoding uncharacterized protein LOC122297422: MERAPTRTESEYFLGLSAHFLTLRNLPMCRQYALRVRESGTDKHSVAEQILAVADVLLSAENRLCNRHLDYLSILQIRRADSGNRHLVQSQYEKLAALLNPNVNKFAFSQDAIGLVWEAWSVLSDPEKKARYEKEIGLPEKRNEHKEKKGTESEGTDTFWTLCPYCYCMYEYEKNYEGCCLRCQNCRRAFHGMAVNAPPTSILVEEGTGKERYHCCWAYFPLGYNKGAANCRKGNAGIDVGGEKRNVNTVARKTNNIMRSRRNGLGRTNSNLEFEEASGSGNREGGLEFYEGDDDVYIGIVATP, from the coding sequence ATGGAGCGAGCACCAACCCGAACCGAATCCGAATATTTTCTCGGACTATCCGCACACTTCTTGACCCTCCGGAACCTACCCATGTGCCGGCAATACGCCCTCCGAGTCAGAGAATCCGGCACCGACAAACACTCCGTCGCCGAGCAGATCCTCGCCGTCGCCGACGTCCTACTCTCCGCCGAGAACCGCCTTTGTAATAGACATCTTGACTACTTGTCCATCCTCCAAATCCGACGGGCCGACTCCGGGAACCGCCACCTCGTTCAGAGCCAGTACGAGAAGCTCGCGGCTCTCCTTAACCCAAACGTCAACAAGTTCGCTTTCTCCCAGGACGCCATCGGACTCGTCTGGGAAGCTTGGTCCGTGCTCTCCGACCCAGAAAAGAAGGCCCGGTACGAGAAGGAAATCGGCTTGCCGGAAAAGCGCAACGAGCACAAGGAGAAGAAAGGGACCGAGAGCGAGGGTACTGACACATTCTGGACCTTGTGTCCGTACTGTTACTGCATGTACGAGTACGAGAAGAATTACGAGGGATGTTGCCTTAGGTGCCAGAACTGTAGGCGGGCGTTTCATGGGATGGCGGTAAATGCGCCGCCGACGAGTATATTGGTGGAGGAAGGGACTGGGAAGGAGCGTTACCATTGTTGCTGGGCCTATTTCCCTCTGGGGTATAACAAAGGAGCGGCGAACTGTAGGAAGGGGAATGCCGGAATCGATGTGGGAGGGGAGAAGAGGAACGTGAATACTGTGGCTAGGAAAACCAATAATATTATGAGGAGTAGGAGGAATGGCTTGGGAAGAACGAATTCGAACTTGGAATTTGAAGAGGCAAGTGGGAGTGGAAATCGTGAGGGTGGGTTGGAATTCTATGAGGGGGATGATGATGTCTATATTGGTATAGTGGCTACGCCCTGA
- the LOC122301619 gene encoding protein PELPK2-like, with the protein MAGSKHCFTLSLVLLISLSSIDMSSAAQHLLDTPAAPPPALTPPTIPSLPKATLPPLPSVPPLPKTTLPPLPSTPFPSQPTLPKAALPPLPTTPLPTLPTQPTLPPLPTLPKPSSPTVPKVTLPPLPATPLPTIPTRIPSIPTIPTMIPTIPTLPFLSPPPSN; encoded by the coding sequence ATGGCTGGTTCCAAGCATTGTTTCACATTGTCTTTGGTTCTACTAATTTCATTGTCAAGCATTGATATGAGCTCGGCAGCTCAGCACCTTTTGGATACACCGGCAGCTCCACCGCCAGCATTGACCCCGCCTACAATTCCATCTCTTCCCAAGGCTACATTGCCTCCTTTGCCCTCTGTGCCACCACTGCCTAAAACCACTTTGCCACCACTGCCTAGCACCCCCTTCCCATCTCAACCAACACTGCCAAAAGCCGCATTGCCACCATTGCCTACGACACCGTTGCCAACTCTCCCAACTCAGCCCACACTGCCACCATTGCCAACCTTACCAAAGCCAAGTTCACCAACAGTTCCCAAGGTGACTCTACCTCCTCTGCCTGCCACTCCATTGCCCACCATCCCAACTAGAATCCCATCTATTCCTACCATCCCAACGATGATTCCAACAATTCCGACACTTCCTTTCCTCTCCCCGCCACCATCAAATTGA
- the LOC122301620 gene encoding protein PELPK2-like — translation MSCSKHCFILSLIVALSLSSINVCLATRRLVDTPAVPPPALTLPTIPSLPKATLPPLPFQPTLPKTTLPPLPSSPLPTLPTQPTLPKPTLPPLPSTQFPSQPTLPKATLPPLPTLPSTQVPTLPNPTLPSVPKVTLPPLPATPLPTIPTTVPSIPTIPTTIPAIPFISPPPSN, via the coding sequence ATGTCTTGTTCTAAGCATTGTTTCATATTGTCTTTGATTGTGGCCTTGTCTTTGTCGAGCATCAATGTGTGCTTGGCAACTCGACGCCTTGTGGACACACCGGCAGTTCCACCCCCGGCATTGACCCTGCCTACAATTCCATCTCTTCCCAAGGCTACACTGCCTCCTTTGCCCTTTCAGCCAACACTGCCAAAAACCACGTTGCCACCGTTGCCATCCTCTCCTTTGCCAACACTTCCAACTCAACCTACTCTGCCAAAACCCACACTGCCACCACTTCCCAGCACCCAATTTCCCTCTCAGCCAACACTGCCTAAAGCCACATTGCCTCCATTGCCAACTCTGCCAAGCACCCAAGTCCCCACCTTACCAAACCCAACTTTGCCATCAGTCCCCAAGGTAACTCTACCTCCTCTGCCAGCCACTCCATTGCCCACCATCCCAACAACAGTCCCATCTATTCCTACCATTCCAACAACGATCCCAGCAATTCCTTTCATCTCCCCACCACCATCAAATTGA
- the LOC122297458 gene encoding ubiquitin carboxyl-terminal hydrolase 17-like, with the protein MLVPGILGFQTVLFFLICFVCLVIRHKSKDAAAKKEEIMRLAAMASEEAALAEVEATVEYTSMPVVRRYQCAVCYSDTTMRCSRCKTVRYCSGKCQIMHWRHGHRDECCRQIGTMEFQDRSDFSENAIPAKRSELYDTKGLHASFASSCASSSAGFSLSRVGSESYDDISSNQSIGSGTIDRSEKCLSDDVAPDMLTANSSFNEMELTTLLPTESTNKKNFVDGISWASKPTKMKSGRIDEKVDFKSQFSKPKPLVTNDAKPKNLSNIKLPRGSAFAGKSVADASKFRCPPSLSCLGSDSVGDDGIEDTELFKCKEVRSLSSKASGDHPSSAPGRHPLSNSKSGKLDDYHVFPAKVGSTPSLPQDVHNGLKISVQKVVQQFRASKESKHKLSGLGNDIAGKYNCKIVFPYEMFMKLYCYDKVELCPFGLTNCGNSCYANAVLQCLAFTRPLTTYLLHGHHSKSCRKKGWCFICEFECLIQKAKEGYSPLSPIGVLSKIGSNLGHGREEDAHEFLRYAVDTMQSVCLKEAGSMGPMAEETTLVGLTFGGYLRSKIKCMKCLGKSVRCEQMMDLTVEIDGDIGTLEEALAQFTATEMLDRDNKYYCNRCKCYEKAKKKLTILELPNILTIVLKRFRSGNLEKLNKSIRFPEVLDMSPYINGTNEKSSLYSLYAVVVHLDIMNAAFSGHYVCYVKNNGEWFRIDDSTVEPVELERVLLEGAYMLLYARHSPRAPAFIRNNGVSHGGQSKKRNFEAVPSSLTTSKTQSNSVAAQQKLGRYNNQSFHPNDWRFHSMQRLRAVDSLSESSSLFSSSDASSCSTASTKDSASTGDLSDYIFGEMGPHWYNNHYGLSSESVPSSSYGNLDVDSEMNKNVSRLASRRGNDWGEDLDGNGNPAILYPNTSRQFRKSSSQFGSSSGACRGTDLEQSGLANHFAVNSGVTLRRIGGNRSAQTFS; encoded by the exons ATGCTGGTTCCCGGAATCTTAGGGTTTCAGACCGTCCTTTTCTTtctgatttgttttgtttgcctCGTTATTCGTCACAAGTCGAAGGATGCGGCGGCGAAGAAGGAGGAGATCATGAGGCTGGCAGCTATGGCCTCCGAGGAGGCCGCCCTGGCCGAGGTCGAAGCCACTGTTGAGTACACTTCTATGCCGGTGGTGCGTCGCTACCAGTGTGCTGTCTGCTATAGCGACACCACTATGCGGTGCTCTCGGTGCAAAACAGTTAGATACTG ttctGGCAAGTGCCAGATTATGCACTGGAGACATGGTCATAGAGATGAATGTTGTCGTCAAATTGGTACCATGGAGTTTCAAGATAGAAGTGACTTCAGTGAGAACGCAATACCAGCAAAACGGTCTGAATTATATG ATACGAAAGGACTACATGCTAGTTTCGCATCTTCTTGTGCCTCATCATCTGCAGGTTTCTCCCTATCTCGTGTTGGAAGTGAATCATATGATGATATTTCTTCCAATCAGTCGATTGGGTCTGGCACAATTGACAGATCAGAGAAATGCCTTTCTGATGATGTTGCCCCTGATATGCTTACTGCAAACTCTAGCTTTAATGAAATGGAGCTAACTACATTGCTACCCACAGAGTCTactaataagaaaaattttgttgaTGGTATTTCTTGGGCAAGTAAGCCAACTAAGATGAAATCTGGTCGtattgatgaaaaagttgaCTTCAAATCACAATTCTCTAAGCCCAAGCCACTTGTAACCAATGATGCAAAGCCAAAAAATCTGAGCAATATCAAGCTCCCCAGAGGATCTGCTTTTGCAGGAAAGTCAGTTGCAGATGCCTCAAAGTTTAGGTGCCCGCCATCCTTGAGCTGTTTGGGGTCAGATTCTGTAGGTGATGATGGGATAGAAGATACCGAGTTATTTAAGTGTAAAGAAGTCAGGTCTCTGTCTTCTAAAGCATCTGGTGATCATCCATCTTCAGCCCCTGGAAGGCATCCCCTTTCCAATTCCAAGTCAGGAAAACTTGATGATTATCATGTCTTTCCTGCGAAAGTTGGTAGCACCCCAAGCTTGCCACAAGATGTTCATAATGGCTTGAAAATTTCAGTGCAGAAAGTTGTACAGCAGTTTAGGGCTTCAAAAGAGTCAAAGCACAAACTCTCAGGTCTTGGGAATGATATTGCTGGAAAGTACAATTGCAAG ATAGTCTTTCCATACGAAATGTTCATGAAACTTTACTGTTACGATAAGGTGGAACTGTGTCCATTTGGCCTTACAAATTGTGGGAACAG CTGTTATGCTAATGCTGTGCTCCAGTGCCTCGCATTTACTCGGCCTCTTACTACATATCTTCTTCATGGGCATCATTCTAAATCAT GCCGAAAGAAGGGGTGGTGTTTTATCTGTGAGTTTGAATGTCTAATTCAGAAGGCAAAGGAAGGCTATTCTCCTTTGTCTCCCATTGGGGTACTATCTAAAATTGGAAGTAATCTTGGTCATGGGAGGGAAGAAGATGCCCATGAATTTTTGAG GTATGCTGTTGATACAATGCAATCTGTTTGCCTCAAGGAAGCTGGGAGTATGGGTCCAATGGCAGAAGAAACAACTCTAGTAGGCCTGACTTTTGGGGGTTACCTTCGTTCTAAG ATAAAATGCATGAAGTGCCTTGGCAAATCTGTCCGGTGTGAGCAGATGATGGATCTTACTGTTGAGATAGATGGGGACATTGGAACTCTTGAAGAGGCTCTCGCACAATTTACAGCTACTGAGATGTTGGACCGAGATAACAAGTACTATTGCAACAG GTGCAAGTGTTATGAGAAGGCAAAAAAGAAGTTGACAATATTGGAGTTGCCAAATATTTTGACGATTGTGTTGAAGCGATTTCGG TCTGGTAACCTCGAGAAGCTAAACAAATCCATTCGGTTTCCTGAGGTTCTCGACATGTCCCCCTATATAAATGGAACGAATGAAAAATCTTCTTTATACAGTCTCTATGCAGTGGTCGTTCATTTGGATATCATGAATGCTGCGTTTTCTGGTCACTACGTGTGTTATGTGAAGAATAATGGGGAGTGGTTCAGGATAGATGATAGCACA GTAGAACCTGTAGAATTGGAGAGGGTCTTGCTGGAGGGGGCGTACATGCTCCTATATGCCAG GCACTCTCCACGAGCCCCAGCTTTCATAAGGAACAATGGGGTGTCTCATGGTGGACAGTCAAAGAAAAGGAACTTTGAAGCTGTTCCTTCCAGCCTTACTACATCCAAGACACAGTCTAATTCTGTGGCCGCACAGCAGAAGCTTGGAAGATATAATAATCAATCGTTCCATCCAAATGATTGGAGATTTCATTCAATGCAAAGACTTCGAGCAGTGGATTCATTGAGTGAGAGTTCTTCCCTATTCAGCAGCTCAGATGCGAGTTCTTGCAGCACTGCAAGCACCAAGGACTCGGCAAGCACAGGAGACTTGTCTGATTATATATTCGGTGAAATGGGACCCCATTGGTACAACAACCATTATGGGCTTTCATCGGAATCGGTTCCATCATCCTCCTATGGGAACTTAGATGTAGATTCAGAAATGAACAAAAATGTTTCGAGGCTAGCATCCCGACGAGGGAACGACTGGGGAGAGGATTTGGATGGGAATGGCAACCCTGCAATTTTGTATCCTAACACATCTAGACAGTTTAGAAAGTCTAGCAGCCAGTTTGGTAGTAGTAGTGGTGCTTGTAGAGGCACGGACTTGGAGCAATCTGGCTTAGCTAACCATTTTGCTGTAAATTCTGGTGTAACATTAAGAAGAATAGGTGGTAATAGATCAGCTCAAACGTTTTCTTGA